In the Sorghum bicolor cultivar BTx623 chromosome 4, Sorghum_bicolor_NCBIv3, whole genome shotgun sequence genome, aattttgagTAAGTCATATTACTGTTATGTTGTTGAATTATCAATCTCACCTGCAAAATTGCTCAATTGAAATATTGGTTGTGCATGTCGACATAGTTGTAATAATAGAAACCAATGTCTAGTGGAAATGAAAAATATCAAGAAAGTTGGGTCAACTCATAGCATTGTCTTTTTCCCCCTATATGAGTAGGTCATCTAAACACTGGAAGCCCAATTGCCAATTTACCACATATACGCTAGCCTGCGGAATCACTGATGGAATACCATTTTTTATTTTGTGAACTTTTCAATTCCAATCTAGTTCTCAAAACATGGTGTATATACAACAAAGTTTGAGAAGTTCCAATGTATGAGCAAGTTGTACATACTGCTATGCTAGATTTACTGCGATGACTGACATGGTAAAATTACATTCCTTTCTATGTTTAAATTtacttttttgttttctttatcTTGTAGACCCTGTGTTTGGTTTTATTgcttctctttttttataaCTTTTATTGCACATTGAATTTGTTAGCATGATTTTAAAAATGATTATTTTCTGTCCATATGATTGAAAACATGAGGGAGCATCTGAAGATGACATTCGCCAAATTCCAAAATACAAATTTCAGAAGATGGAAGAGCCTGAAAAGCAGTTAGTGTGCCTGGATCTTCTAGTGGAATAATGATAGAATGTGGCACCAATCAACCTATTGAAAAAGTACTTGCAGCTGAAGATGCGGTAAATTCTCTAGTTCTTGATTGTTAACTTATTGCATTAGGGAGACTAAGATTCTGAAATATTTGTTGAAGTGAAGGAAGATTGAGAAACTAGGTTTGACAAACTATTGATATAGGTGATGTGTTAGATTAGGTAAAAAAATATCAAAATGGAGAAGGAATGTCTGAAAGAACCGATAGTAGCTATACTTTGTTATTATTGTACTTGTTCATGGCTAAAACTGTAGCTCTCACTCTATGATGTACCTTAGATCTTCCCAGGAATCTTTGTTGCAAACTCATCATAGAGTACCATGTATCAAGGTTCCATCATATGACGTCTCTTAAATTTGATGGCCTTGTTTCAGTTGTATGTTGATTTGCAAGCGGTATTTCTAGTGCTAATGAATTTGTTGCTCTTAGTCTATGCAGGAGTGTTGCATTTGCATCTCAGCTTATGATGATGGCGCAAAGCTCTGTGAACTCCCTTGTGGCCACCATTTTCATTGTATTTGCATCAATAAATGGCTGCGCATCAATGTCATGTGCCCTCTATGCCAGTACAATGTTCCGAAAAACACTAGCAGCAGTGGCAGCGAAGAAGTATAAATCTCTATATGACAATATTGAGAATTTGTTCCGAACAGTTCAGGCTTCTCGCTGGTAATCTTTTGTCCCAGAATCTCGTGAGTGTGCATTCATATCTGTGCTAGTATAATTAAGAAAATGATTCATGTAAACTCTTGTATTTTTAGTATGCTATAGTGATAATTGTGTGTCAACTTTGCTGTTTTCGTTGTGTTTATTTATATTCTTTATAGTATATGTGTACATGATTTCGAAGTTCTTTTGAGCAGCGTCTTTCCTAGTACTTGTTTGTGTAGTCTACTAATGTTTTATAATAATCAGACTAGCAATACAGGTTTTTGTTCCATTCGTTCTTCTGGCCAATGCTGGTAAAAGCAAGTAGCTGAAGTTGTTTAGTGCTTGTAGCAGAATATATATGCATCATGTTTATTGCGGTGCCATGCACATCAAATCTAGCCTTCAGGTCAGGCGCCCACTTGACTGGTGATGGAGTAGATTCCGAATACTTGAGCCTGCAATAAGATTATCAAACTTGTGCCACAATTAAAAAAATCTCAAAACTCAGCTTTCCAATCCAAAACCAAAGTTCCATATGCTGCGCAGGAGCTTTCACGTTTGTGCTCGCTGGCAGTCCAGTCGCTAGCTGGCAGTCGACGTCTACCTGTGGTGCCCACGTCTAGCCATGAAGCTATCTGCATATCTCTTGTCTTTGGACATGCCACGAATCAGGGTGGATGCGAGGTTTTACTCTGCGCACCGGTGGTGATGATGTTTGACGACAAAGATGACCCCGGCCGTGTGCCAAGCCAGTGACATTGAGGACCAGAAGAAGGGTAACGGAGCAAGGAAACGACGGACGAAAATGTCGTCCGTGTCTAGTGAGCTTTGTGATTTTCATCTCTCCCACTCTTCAGGTCGGTGCCTAGATCAAGCTATCTACGCGATTGTGCATGGCATCTGCTGACGGAGCATAGATTTTCTAGGCGCCCAGTTCAGAGCGTCGGTGAGCGAGCTCGTAACGAACCATACTCCACTGCAAGAGATTGACTCGTAGGTTGATCCAATGGTTGCTCCCGTAAAGATTCATTGTGTACACTTACGAAGCACTTAAAATTAAAGCATAAGCCTTCCACGATAGTGCATCGCCATTCGAGATGCCCCAACACGGAAGCTAAGTATGCACGCCTACATGACAATTTGCAGTTGGGATATCCTAAGCAGTAGTTGGCCAAGCTTTTTCAGCTCTGAACAGTGCTATAGATATTTTGATGGTGCAGCTTCCAGCCAAGCTCACAGGCAGCACGGAATTTCCCCGGAATCGACGACTCCCCGAGCGGCGAGCGCGCCCTGCTAGCTGATTGCGCTGCCGTCAGCCGAAAGAACTGAATGCGACTGGACGGACAGTGGACACAGCATGGGCCGCACGGCGCACCAGCTTTGATCCTCGCTGGAGATATTTCTCTGCTTCATACCAACACAAACACCAGCGTGCGACGAAGTCAGAAAAGCGCGGGCGCTTTTGATCCCCATATCACACACTTTCGTACGAAAAAAAATATCTCTGCAACGCTTTGATCCACCTGGCGTCGCGTTCCTATCCTCTTTGGCCCGCCAATCTTGTCACCCTGACTGACGCGTCGATCGGTTAGTAGCATCGGCTTGCCGGTAACAACAGGGTCCTAGTTAGTTACTCTACACGGTGACGGCGTTATACTTGGTATAAGGTAGCCACCCAGCTAGCCTAAGCTTCCTCACTAGATATTTCGACCAGCAGCGGCACCACATTCTCCAGCGGCAAGGCATCCACGAGAACAAGCGGCGAAACCGTGCGCGATCCACAGCCTTTGCCCGGGCGTTCCATCCGATGGACGATCTGGCGGCGCTGGCGCGCGCCGAGGGGTGGACGGAGGAGCGGCACGCGGCGTTCCTCGACCGCATGGAGCTCTCCTTCGTCCAGCAGGTGCTCGGCGGCAGCGACGTGCGCCAGGCGTCCCGTAGGCTCGGCCGCGTGCCAGCGCCTGCACAGGCGGAAGGCGGGCGCGGCCAGCTGGCCCCGGccccggcaccggcaccgcTCCCGCTCGACCGGCCACTGCCCGACAGCGCCGTGGAGTCCAACCAGTcggggccggccgcggcgcggcgaCGCGAGGCAAAcgacgcgcgccgccgccggcccgtcgatccagctgcagctgcaggttGGTGAAGCTGAACCTGAAGCTTGTCGCACGCGCTTGCCTTTGGTATTGTGCAAGGTGGAAATGTACGCGTCCAGTCACTTGTTTCTTTTTTTCGAAAGATCCGTTACCGGCTTTCATTGATAAGTGGAGAGAATAATAGTTACAAGAGCTATTTACAAGTTTTTGTAGCCTCGCAGTTTCTGGAGGCCATAACACCCCTACTAATTACAGACTAGATTACAAATGCAGAGGAGCCTGCATAGCGCGTTTGACGGTGTGTGTGTGATCTGAGACAGAAAGTACGAGATATATGAGCATGGTATGACCGACCTTAGCTTTGTCATGCACGCGTCGTTTGGATATATTGCGAGAAACGCGAACTAATTGAATCGTGATCAACATATATAGCGTCGACTACGTGACCATGTTTATCATCTGAAACAGGGTGTGTTTCCGTCTTGCACCAATGTTGTTCTTCTTATAAACATGATGCTAACTGTCTAGCAGTTTGACTTGTTAGCTGTTTGCTACTATTCGATTTCATTGTAGGATCTTGCCTACAAATAATTCAAAGGTAATTAAATGGATCTATAAAATGCATGTGGATGCCTCCTTTATTTTAGATCAATTTGAATTAAGCTACTGGCATCTTTTTTCTGATTGTTTGATTTGTAGGTTTTTGACAAACTCCTTAACAACCTAGCAGGTCAAACTCAAAATGAACTCAATGAAGTTCATACGAACGTAAGGTCCATTCTTTTCTTGTGCTTGTTTGCCGACGCAGAGTTTGTTGGTGGCACTGCTGTCTTGTTCGTTTCCTTTTTCGTGTGTATACATAGTCTCAGGACTTGTTTCATAAATATCAGCGGCCACAACAAGTCTTCGCCTAATCCACGAGGAGTCTCTCAGGACTTGTTTGATAGATTAGGCTGTTCGGCTGAAGTACTGTGCCTAAATGTTtataccaaaaaccaaaaaaaataattgaaaaaaaaatcattcgATGTCCGCTGATGATCGATCCGAAGATCTCGAAGGCACGAAACATTTTTTGAGAGAACAAGGCACGAAACATTGCTGAGCTTATTATTATTGTGTACAAGTACGGCACCTGCTCGTTTCTTCTTTGATCGATCGATGAAACACTAGGTCCGGTATGTCTCAATTCCCCAGCAAGTGAGGGAAGAGCTGCTGCCTGCAAGAATGAAAATTACAGAGTAgatctttgatttttttaaaaaattcttaTCCATGTCTATGAACTTTTCAAGTGATCATCTGGATTTTAAACTTTTAAAGTGTTCATTATAAATCACTCTAGGTCTAATTAAGTATCTGGACTCACATTTCAAATGACCATTTGAAAAGTTGAAGCATGTGTATTTCAGTCAAAAAATAAAGATTACCCATGTTTAGTCTCGGCGGAAATTTCCTGAGAATTTCATTTGCATTTAATAGCCTGTCATATATGCATTTTTTATAAGTTTCAATGAACAGAGAAGAAATAAATTTTTATGGAGATGAAATTCTCTTGGCACGgttaccaactctctatgagtcttaGAATTAAATATATACTCTCTCTGTCCGAAATAACTGTTGTTCTCATTTCCCGAAaaataactttgattaaatatatattaaaaaacatTAACATTTATgttatataattagtatcattcattcgaaagatacaaatgttgcacgtattttctacaaattgaGTCAAATTTGTGACACAAAAACTGAAAATAACActtaatttgggacggagggagtatgaaaTTATAAAACGAAACTTTGTATTAAGAATGAGTGTTTTatctaagttttattttattttctatgaCATGATAGTTTTGAAAATAATGCGAtgatacaatttttttttatataatcaATGATACTATCTATTGCCGTGGCCATATTTCGAGAGAGTTGGTTTCTTGATTGATCTAAGGTAAGTCGACCTAAATGGATTGATTGCGCTAAGGTAGACGGCCAAATGCATTTTTAGGCCCACACTCTAATAAAGATCACCCACCTTATGATAAGAAAAGTAGTGTGGCAAGTGAGtcggtcttcattgggctaagGTAGGTCGGCCCAAATGCGATATGCCCACGTCCAATCGTGTTTTACTTTGAAGCACCTGTTTGAAAAAATTCAGGTATTTTTTCTCTTCATTGCTAAACAAATGCTCATAGAGATAGAGTTTACATATGTGTAATCATAGAGGTGAGTATACATGCGTTGTGAGTGACTATGTTATACCgtataattctaaaaaaaagaagttaTGTTCTCTTCTATATACAGAACTATGGGGTTGTTCTCGGCTACAGTAGCTGAACATCCCCATACATTCATAGCAATGATTAAGGTCCGATTAACTGTGACTTTTTATAACCTCTGTTAAGGTCCGATTAACCGTGACTTTTTATAACCTCAGTTAATGCTTTTTGTCCGTCTCCGTAAAGTTTTTGTGTAGTAGTATATGAAATGAAATTAGAATTAAACACCAACCTTTAATGGAGTGTTTCATTCTATGGTTTCAAAAGCATTTAGTTTTAAGACTTAGAGAGTTAGTAACTATAAAACTTATTTCTCTCTTTCATGTCATAAAAATTCCTATATGTTAACCTatttataataaataaattaaattcctATTGAGACTAGCATTATGGTAAcctatttaataaataaattaaattcctATTGAGACTAGCTTAACAGCATTTCATTTTCATTGTGATTTGTAGGGCTTTACCCTGGTTAGAGGGTAAACCTACCAAAAATTCTGCCGCTCATATATACAAGCAATTTCATTGTGATTTATAGGGCTTTACCCTGGTTAGAGGGTAACCCTTCCAAAAATTCTACCACAAAGGGGGTTTGGAAATAGTTTTCAACCAGCAATTGACGCGCCTCGGTGCTACCTCACTAGCTGCGTCATTGCCCCAAGCGCAAGGACGAGTTCCAACGTTTGGCCGCAGCCTATTTTTATGTTTTGCCTCGTTCCGTAAAATTGACAATCCAGGCGATGTGGTACGAAACACCAACCGACCTAGTAGTACACGACCAGGCAGGCAGGCATCGTCACGTCTCACGTCCGCCCACCCCATAGGCCCGtatagagttttttttttaggaGAATAGGCCCGTCTAGAGCTGGCTGGctgggatcttccttcttccacGTTATGATGATCAGGGGCTTGGTTGTCTGGCCCAAGTAACCACGGGGTATTCTAATTACTTTACTAGGACTAGGAGGATTCCTCACGCATTGCCACGGGTACGAAGAAGCAATATAAgagcttgtttggcacagctcaacttcactagtagagctgttttttaaaaaaaaaatagcttcatgagtgactttctagatgaagttgAGCTGTTTTGATAAAAGTGTTtagtaaaatagcttcaccaactatttcatgcatagttgagagagaaatgggggagagagctgcaataagctacttttttcagctttattccaacttatgtctttgtgagaggaggagaaaaacagcttcacccatgaagctgttttggaaataagtgtttggcaaaaaaaacagctcacaacagctcatgaagctgttgtgagttgtaccaaataggCCCTAAATAAATTAGAATGTGTATTGTCTAGTTGTACAGCTTGCATATTCATAAAATAGTTGATTTGGTGACATGGACATTACAATTGTATGAGCTAGTGGATTTTAATTATGTGTGATAGTAGATTGCCTAGATAGATAGCTTATATAATAAGtatcgtaactcaaag is a window encoding:
- the LOC8076040 gene encoding uncharacterized protein LOC8076040, with translation MDDLAALARAEGWTEERHAAFLDRMELSFVQQVLGGSDVRQASRRLGRVPAPAQAEGGRGQLAPAPAPAPLPLDRPLPDSAVESNQSGPAAARRREANDARRRRPVDPAAAAGW